A window of Rhizobium acidisoli contains these coding sequences:
- a CDS encoding TetR/AcrR family transcriptional regulator codes for MAERGRPRNFDRAQALDRALMAFWQNGFAATSMNDLVEAMGINSPSIYAAFGSKEALFAEAVQYYNTTYADELPAVLKSAPDAAGGIEAMLEAAVDLFTRPDRPHGCFVVNSVASNAPNGMEIEQTLKELRQGRSKQIAERLTEDVRGGRLRNDTPVQELSDLYAAILQGLAQGARDGLAKERLLTIPRHSRALISPWMSDKNSR; via the coding sequence ATGGCTGAACGAGGGCGACCAAGGAATTTCGACCGCGCGCAGGCACTGGACCGGGCGCTGATGGCGTTCTGGCAGAACGGCTTTGCGGCGACCTCGATGAACGATCTTGTCGAGGCAATGGGGATCAACTCGCCGAGCATCTACGCGGCATTCGGATCGAAGGAAGCGCTGTTCGCCGAGGCCGTGCAGTATTATAACACGACCTATGCGGACGAACTGCCGGCAGTACTGAAGAGCGCGCCCGACGCCGCCGGCGGCATCGAAGCCATGCTGGAGGCGGCGGTGGACCTGTTCACGCGCCCGGATAGGCCGCATGGCTGCTTTGTCGTGAACTCCGTGGCGAGCAATGCTCCGAACGGGATGGAAATAGAGCAGACCCTGAAAGAGCTGCGGCAGGGACGGTCAAAGCAGATTGCCGAGCGCCTGACCGAAGATGTGCGCGGCGGCAGACTTCGAAATGATACGCCCGTTCAGGAACTGTCGGACCTTTACGCTGCCATCCTTCAAGGCCTCGCTCAGGGCGCCCGAGATGGTCTTGCCAAGGAGCGCCTGCTGACAATCCCCCGCCATTCGAGGGCTCTCATTTCTCCGTGGATGTCAGACAAGAACTCTCGCTAG
- a CDS encoding helix-turn-helix transcriptional regulator, whose amino-acid sequence MEQQHRLTVKEALSRSGACLQRSGSVDLGLSLAEWTNSAGQAFYERPDHHTLSIYLDGGERVIREDKRLSGGAPGKLCLLPAEHKSQWHIGGPLRMFHLYVDPELLAYEALTSFDIDPRHIDLMDLTFCDDPAMAMIVRGGVLPLNWQEKSDRFALDAVCRLLIHRILKSHNRQARQEAVRGGLSPSVRRRTADYIDANLEKALTLDRLAREAGLSTFHFAKMFRVSFGMPPHRYVAARRIEQAERLLRNRENSLAAVASACGFGSQSHFSKAFKATTGVPPGEWRSLP is encoded by the coding sequence ATGGAACAGCAACACCGTCTGACAGTTAAAGAAGCGCTCTCACGATCCGGCGCATGCCTTCAGCGCTCCGGCTCGGTCGACCTGGGACTGTCGCTTGCGGAGTGGACCAACAGCGCAGGCCAAGCGTTCTACGAGCGCCCCGATCACCACACGCTGAGCATCTATCTTGACGGCGGCGAAAGGGTCATTCGCGAGGATAAGCGGCTATCGGGCGGAGCACCGGGCAAGCTTTGCCTCTTGCCGGCCGAACACAAAAGCCAATGGCATATCGGCGGGCCATTGAGGATGTTTCATCTTTACGTCGATCCCGAGCTCCTCGCATATGAAGCGCTGACGTCGTTCGACATCGACCCGAGACATATCGATCTGATGGATCTGACGTTCTGCGATGATCCGGCGATGGCGATGATCGTCCGGGGAGGAGTTTTGCCTCTGAACTGGCAGGAAAAGAGCGACCGTTTCGCCCTCGATGCGGTTTGCAGGCTTCTCATTCATCGTATCCTGAAATCGCACAATCGGCAGGCGCGGCAGGAGGCCGTGCGCGGCGGCCTCTCACCCTCGGTGCGTCGCCGTACTGCTGATTACATCGACGCCAATCTCGAAAAGGCGCTGACGCTTGATCGGCTGGCACGGGAAGCCGGCTTGAGCACCTTTCATTTCGCCAAGATGTTTCGCGTCAGTTTCGGCATGCCTCCGCATCGCTACGTGGCGGCGCGGCGGATCGAGCAGGCAGAAAGGCTCCTTCGCAACCGCGAAAACAGCCTTGCAGCCGTTGCCTCCGCCTGCGGGTTCGGTTCACAAAGCCATTTTTCCAAAGCTTTCAAAGCCACGACCGGCGTACCGCCAGGGGAGTGGCGAAGCCTGCCGTGA